Genomic segment of Pseudomonas iranensis:
TACGGCCGGCGCTCAAAATCAAATCCGAGTTTGGGTGGATTTTGGCAACGATTGCCTTGGCCATCATTTTCAAGAACGTCGCTGAGAACATATGGGGCAAGGACGATCTCAAATTCCCATCACCGGTGTCAGAAATGCCCATCCAAATCGGATCGGCGTTTGTAATGCCGATGGAGCTGATTGTGGTAGCAGGTGCGCTATTAATCATGGCCGCGGTCGAGTTTTTCAATCGCAAAACGATCCTGGGCAAAGCAGTGGTTGCGACAAGCTCGGATCGTGATGCCGCAGGTCTGATGGGTATCAACACTGGTAGCGTCATCACGTTCTCCTACGCACTGTCGTCAATGACTGCGGCCTTTGCAGGCATTCTGGTCGCCCCCTTGACGCTGACTGGCGCCAGTATGGGCGTGGCTTTGGGACTTAAAGCGTTCGCAGTAGCAATCATCGGTGGGTTGACTTCCGGTGTCGGGGTGATCGTGGGCGGGATCATCCTGGGTTTGTCTGAGACAGCGACAGGCTTCTTCCTCTCCACCGGTTACAAAGATGTCCCCGGTCTCATCCTGTTGCTGGTCGTGTTGATGATCAAGCCCGCAGGCATTTTCGGCAAAGCCGTGATCAAGAAGGTGTAACCATGAAGAAGACCTCAATCCTCTCTCTGGTTCTGTTGCTTATGGCCGGTGCGTTGCTGCCACAGGTGTTCCATAACCCGTATTACCTGCACCTGATTGTCGTCATTGGTATCTACGCAATTTTGCTATTTGGGATGGATATCCTGGTCGGGTATACCGGCGAAGTTTCTCTCGGCCATGCCGGCCTGTTCGCTGTGGGCGCCTACAGTTGCGGTATTGCTGCCACCAGCCTTGGTTGGCCGGTATACGCAGCAATCCCGCTCGCAATAGGTGTTACGGCGATCTTTGGTGGTCTATTGGCATTTCCGGCCCTCAAGGTGACAGGCCCGTACCTGGCGATGGTGACATTGGCTTTCTCCACTATCATCCAGATCCTCACCAATGAGATGGAATTCTTGACCAAAGGCCCTCAGGGCCTGCAAGTCCTCAAACCTGAGATTTTCGGTACCAGGCTTACCGCTGTAGAGTTCTATTATGTAGTGCTTGTCGCTTTGATCGCAGCGCTAGTCGTTGTGTCTCGAATTCTGCGCTCGCATATTGGTCGAGCTTTTGAAGCGCTGCGCGGCAGTCCGATTGCAGCAGATTGCATGGGCGTCAACGTATACCGCTACAAAGTGCTGGCCTTCGTTCTGAGCGCCGCCTTTGCGGGCCTTGCTGGTGCGTTGTTCAGCTACTCAGAAGAGTACATCGCACCGAACTCGTTCGGGTTCGAGCTCAACGTGCTGTTCCTGCTCGCCCTGGTTTTGGGCGGTAAAAAGAGCAGGATCGGGGCCATAGTTGGCGCAGCGATCGTAGTCATGCTTCCCAACTGGCTCTCGGATTTGGCAACAGTCAGAACGCTCGCTATCGGTATCGCTATCGTGACCGTGGCGACAGTCGTGTATTCGCTGGCAAAAAGCAAAATCTCTCCGAAGTATGGCGTGGCTGCGGTGGCAGTGGCGGCCGCAGTGGTGTGGGCAGTCTTGCGCATTGAAGATGTGACCGAGCACCGCCTGACAATCTTCGGTTTGATGATGTTGGGTGTGATCTATTACCTGCCAATGGGCGTAGTTGGCTTGGTCAAGACGCTAACGCCACCGGCCAAGGCTCGTAGCGAAAGCATAGCGGGCGCCTCTGCACCATCAGTTGAAGCTTTCCTGGGCGGTCAGGTCACCGCCAACCAAGGCCCGGCTCTGCAGGCTCGTGGCGTTGTCATGCAATTTGGCGGGCTGAAGGCGCTAAACGGAATCGATCTGGATATCGAGCGCCGAACTATCCATGGGTTGATTGGCCCGAACGGCTCAGGCAAAAGCACCATGATGAACGTCATCACGGGCATTTACCGAGCAACTGAAGGAACGGTTCAGTTTGCAGGCAAAGCCATCCAAGACTCGACACCCTCCAAAATAGCAATGAGCGGTGTCTCTAGAACATTCCAAAACGTGCAGCTGTTCGGCGAAATGTCTGTCCTCGAAAACGTCCTGGTGGCGTTCAACCATAGCTTTGCCAGCCGCCTGCCATCGGTAGCGCTGGGGCTGCCCGGCTACCGAGCAGAGGAAGGTGCGGCGCGGGAGAAGGCTTGGAGCATTCTTCGCTTTATTGGCTTGGATCATCTTGGTCATGAGGAGGCGAGGAACCTGCCTTATGGCAAGCAGCGCATCCTTGAAATAGGGCGTGCACTCGCTCTCAACCCGGCCTTGTTGCTTCTGGATGAACCTGCTGCAGGACTTACCGCACCTGATATCGAAGACCTGATTCGAATCATTCAAAAAATCCGGGATCGCGGCGTGACCATCGTATTGATTGAACACCACATGGACATGGTGATGCGGATTTGCGACCGCGTCACAGTCTTCGACTTCGGCCAGAAAATCGCAGAGGGTTTGCCACTTGATGTGCAGAACGATCCACGAGTTGTCGAGGCTTACCTGGGCGTAAAGCCAGAAGAAGAAATCGTCAAAGCAGCGACGCCGGATGGCGAAACGAACAGCTTCGTTGCTGGAGGTGCAAAGCATGCTTAAGGTCAAGAATCTGATTGCCGGGTACGGAAGCGTCCAAGTGCTTCACGGCATCGACTTTGAGGTCAAAAAGGGCACGGTTGTTAGCCTGATCGGCTCAAATGGAGCCGGTAAGACCACCACGATGCGAGCTCTTTCGGGAATGATTAGCCCCAGTGATGGGGAAGTCCTTCTGGATGGCAAAAACGTCGCTGGGCTGCCTTCGCATAAAATCGCCAGGCTCGGTCTTGCTCACTCACCCGAAGGACGGAAAATTTTCCCTACGCTATCCGTCGTCGACAACATAACGTTGGGTGCGTTTCCAAGGTTCATCAGGAGCCGGCCGAAGGGAGACATCAGGGGCGACCTTGATCGCGCCCTTGAGCTCTTTCCTCGTCTGCAGGAGCGCAGAAACCAGCAGGCTGGAACGCTTTCCGGAGGTGAGCAGCAAATGCTCGCCATGGCCCGGGCAATCATGCTTAACCCTGATGTCATCCTGATGGATGAACCCTCAATGGGCCTGGCTCCCATTCTTGTTGAAGAAGTGTTCAACATCATTCAACGGCTCAAGTCGACTGGTGTGACCATGCTCTTGGTCGAACAGTTTGCGGCTGCCGCTTTGGAGGTCAGTGATTATGCGTATGTGCTTGAGAACGGCCGCATCAATATCCATGGCCTGGCTTCGAAAATGAAGAACGATCCCGCCGTGAAAGCGGCTTACTTAGGCGGCACTCATTAACTACGAGAGACACGCGATGAGCAACGGCAAAGGTTACATCTACGCAGAACTCAAGGTGACGAATCCAGAAGTATTTTATGGGGAATATATGGAAAAGGTCACACCTGTGCTCCAGAAGTGGGGTGCCACATTCGCGATCGCCGGTGGTGAACCAAGGGTGCTT
This window contains:
- a CDS encoding branched-chain amino acid ABC transporter permease, which translates into the protein MDGMLLQVLLSGVSVGMIYAVIAFGYQLTFSTSSTLNFGQGEALALGALVGLTIVPYVGYWAAIPLVMLFGAAQGVFVERVAVRPALKIKSEFGWILATIALAIIFKNVAENIWGKDDLKFPSPVSEMPIQIGSAFVMPMELIVVAGALLIMAAVEFFNRKTILGKAVVATSSDRDAAGLMGINTGSVITFSYALSSMTAAFAGILVAPLTLTGASMGVALGLKAFAVAIIGGLTSGVGVIVGGIILGLSETATGFFLSTGYKDVPGLILLLVVLMIKPAGIFGKAVIKKV
- a CDS encoding branched-chain amino acid ABC transporter ATP-binding protein/permease; its protein translation is MKKTSILSLVLLLMAGALLPQVFHNPYYLHLIVVIGIYAILLFGMDILVGYTGEVSLGHAGLFAVGAYSCGIAATSLGWPVYAAIPLAIGVTAIFGGLLAFPALKVTGPYLAMVTLAFSTIIQILTNEMEFLTKGPQGLQVLKPEIFGTRLTAVEFYYVVLVALIAALVVVSRILRSHIGRAFEALRGSPIAADCMGVNVYRYKVLAFVLSAAFAGLAGALFSYSEEYIAPNSFGFELNVLFLLALVLGGKKSRIGAIVGAAIVVMLPNWLSDLATVRTLAIGIAIVTVATVVYSLAKSKISPKYGVAAVAVAAAVVWAVLRIEDVTEHRLTIFGLMMLGVIYYLPMGVVGLVKTLTPPAKARSESIAGASAPSVEAFLGGQVTANQGPALQARGVVMQFGGLKALNGIDLDIERRTIHGLIGPNGSGKSTMMNVITGIYRATEGTVQFAGKAIQDSTPSKIAMSGVSRTFQNVQLFGEMSVLENVLVAFNHSFASRLPSVALGLPGYRAEEGAAREKAWSILRFIGLDHLGHEEARNLPYGKQRILEIGRALALNPALLLLDEPAAGLTAPDIEDLIRIIQKIRDRGVTIVLIEHHMDMVMRICDRVTVFDFGQKIAEGLPLDVQNDPRVVEAYLGVKPEEEIVKAATPDGETNSFVAGGAKHA
- a CDS encoding ABC transporter ATP-binding protein, translated to MLKVKNLIAGYGSVQVLHGIDFEVKKGTVVSLIGSNGAGKTTTMRALSGMISPSDGEVLLDGKNVAGLPSHKIARLGLAHSPEGRKIFPTLSVVDNITLGAFPRFIRSRPKGDIRGDLDRALELFPRLQERRNQQAGTLSGGEQQMLAMARAIMLNPDVILMDEPSMGLAPILVEEVFNIIQRLKSTGVTMLLVEQFAAAALEVSDYAYVLENGRINIHGLASKMKNDPAVKAAYLGGTH